Proteins co-encoded in one Hymenobacter swuensis DY53 genomic window:
- a CDS encoding response regulator transcription factor has product MKPASPHILIVDDEPNIVMSLEFLMRKAGYQVSIARNGTEALEAIDHAAFDVVLLDIMMPDVDGYQVCRHLRQHPARQTTRVIMLSAKSKDADVQKGYDAGADLYLPKPFSTRQLMEKVRELLPTT; this is encoded by the coding sequence ATGAAACCTGCTTCTCCCCACATTCTCATAGTTGATGACGAGCCCAACATCGTCATGTCCCTGGAATTTCTGATGCGCAAGGCTGGCTACCAGGTCAGCATTGCCCGCAACGGCACCGAGGCCCTAGAGGCCATCGACCACGCAGCTTTTGATGTAGTGCTGCTGGATATTATGATGCCCGATGTGGATGGCTACCAGGTGTGCCGCCACCTGCGCCAGCACCCCGCCCGCCAGACTACCCGCGTTATCATGCTCTCGGCCAAAAGCAAGGATGCCGACGTACAGAAAGGGTATGATGCCGGGGCCGACCTCTACCTGCCCAAGCCCTTCAGCACCCGTCAACTCATGGAGAAAGTGCGGGAGCTGTTGCCCACCACCTGA